The stretch of DNA CAAACATGCCTGCATTTTAGACGGCGGCTTTTCTGCTTGGACAAGCGAAGGACTGCCGGTAACAAAAAAGCAGCCGGCGCGCAAAACAGGTGAGCTCACCCTTCAGCTTCAGCCGGGTATGATCGCCTCTGCCGAAGAAGTCGCAGAAGGGGGAGCGCTTTTAATTGACTCGAGGGCACCTGAACGCTATTTAGGAGAAACCGAGCCGCTTGACCGGGTGCCAGGCCATATTCCAGGTGCGATCAATCGTTTTTTCGCCGAAGCGATGGATAACGGCAAATGGAAGCCTGCCGAAGCGCAGCAGGTACGGTTTACCGGGATAGAGCCGGATGAGCCGGTTATTGTGTATTGCGGTTCAGGCGTATCCGCAACACCAAATATTTTAGCCCTGCAGCAGGCGGGCTTCACCAATGTAAAGCTTTATCCGGGCAGCTACAGCGAATGGTCAAGTGACGAATCGCGCCCGATTGAAACGGAAAGGCATGATCGATAAGATGACAACCAAGAAATTACTGCTTGTGGACGGAATGGCTCTTCTATTCCGTTCTTTTTTTCAAACGGCGCCGAGCGGCCGTTTTATGTTTAATGAAAAAGGAATTCCAACAAACGCTGTGCAGGGGCTGATCCGTCATTTGTTTGCGGCGGCAGACCGCATTCGCCCGACGCACATTACGGTCTGCTGGGATATGGGGAAAGACACGTTTCGTACCGATATGTTCGACTCGTATAAAGCACATCGCCCGGCTCCGCCGGCAGAGCTTGCGCCGCAATTCGATTTAGCGCAGCAGGCAACGGCTGCGTTTTCTCTTCACAATGCCGGGGTAAGAAACTACGAAGCAGATGACTGCATTGGCACCATTTCCAAATGGACAAAAGGAGAGGAAACCTACATCTTAACCGGGGACCGGGATCTTTTGCAGCTGTTAAATGGCCATAATTATGTGTGGCTGCTGCAGACGGGCTATGGAAATTGGAAGTCATATGACGCCGCGCTGTTTCGTGAGGAATATGGGATTGACCCGGAGCAGTTTCATTATGTGAAGGCGCTGATGGGAGATGCAGCCGACGGCTATCCCGGTGTAAAAGGAATTGGAGAAAAAACGGCACTGAAGCTCATTCGCGAGTATGGAACGACAGAAGGTGTATTAGCAGGACTTAATGATATGACCCCTGCGCTTCAAAAAAAATTGCGTGAAGGGGAAGATATGCTGCGCATGTCGGAAAAACTGGCGGAGATCCATTGCGATGTACCGCTTGAGTGGACGTGGGAGCAGGCCGCTTTTACAGGGACAACAGAAGAGGCCGTCCGCTTTATTGAGGAAAATGGAATGAAGGGACTGTCCCGCCTCGCCCGCCATACAGGCTATACAGAAGTAGATCCGTTTGGCTTTGATTGAGGCAGGACGTGTACATAATCATTTCTTTTTTTGAAGAAACTGATCAGGAGAAAGTCTTTAAAACACCGTTTAAGGGTTTGCCCGAATGGCGTTTTTGGCTTCCTGGTCTGCTTTATTTTGCTTCGATGGAATCCATTTAACAAAAAATAACGGGAATTCATCCGCCATCGTTAAAATAGTCTGCAATAGCGGTTTATAATCCGGCTTATGGATATACTCTTTTTCAATAGCCGCTACAACCGTTTGAGAATCGCTCCGGAGTGAGATGGTCTGGGCGCCCCGCTCCTTGCACAGCTCAAGTGCTTTAATAACAGCGGTAAACTCGGCTGCATGCGTATCCATTTCTCCAAGCGGAATGGAAAATCGTTCTGTTTTGCCATCCCAGCGAATCACGACACCTGCGCCTGCCCGGCCGGGATCGCCGGTTGAGGCTCCATCTGTGTATACTTCAAACATATTGATTCCCCCCGATCTTTTCTTTTTTATTTTAAAGAATGGAGGCAGCGAAATGCAAATGACAATCCGCTTTATGTATGATTTTAAAGGTGTGAAAACGACGTTTACGTCCCAACCGATTGACCGGCACCTTGTGCAGAAAACCGCCGATGACCTGCTGAAAACCGGCCGCGTGAAAGAAGTAGAGATCATGGATGAGCTTGGCCAGGAATGGACATTGAAGGAATTTAAAAAGCTGAATGAAAAACTGGACGAAGAGCCGGAAAATATTACGGTGCTGTTTGATGGCGGCTTTGACGTCGAATCGGCTAGTACAGGGGTAGGTACGGCGATTTATTATACAAAAGGAGGCCGCCGCTACCGGCTGCGTGAAAATGCCCGGCTTGAAGGGCTTGATTCAAACAATGAAGCAGAATATGCGGCTCTTTACTTTGCGATGCAAAAGCTTGAGGAACTAGGGGTAAACAGCCAGCCGGTGACCATCACGGGTGACTCGCTCACCGTGTTGAACCAGCTTGGCGGAGACTGGCCGTGTTTTGAGGAAAGCCATGCCCGGTTCCTGGCACGGATTGAAGAAAAAATTGCATCCATGCGACTCAAGCCGCTTTACAAACCAGTGGATAGAAGGCACAATAAAGAAGCTGACCAGCTTGCGAGGCAAGCGCTCGAAGGCACACCCATCTCAAGTCATGCCGAGATTGGGAGTTAATGGGAAAGGCAGGTGCCACGCGTTGAACCGAACAGAACTTTTACTCGAAGTAGAAGAGTTGCTGAATACGTACTGCAAAGACTGCCTCGTAAAAAATACACTGCGTAAAGAAAGAGGCAAAACCGCTGCTCATAAATTTTGTATTACCCAATGCACAATCGGAGAAAAATTAAAACAGTACGGAGATAAGCTTTCTTAAGCCGGCCTATGCCCGGCTTTTTCCTTGTTTGAAAAGAATAGTTATAGTACACTTTTATTGATGACAATGTCAGGGGGAACGTCCTTATGCCGACACCGAGTATGGAGGATTACATAGAACAGATTTATTTGCTGATTGATACAAAAGGGTATGCACGTGTTTCGGACATCGCGGGTGCCCTGTCGGTTCATCCGTCCAGCGTAACGAAAATGGTGCAGAAGCTTGATAAAGATGAATACCTTGTGTACGAGCGGTACCGGGGTCTTATATTAACAGCAAAAGGGCAAAAAATCGGCCGGCGTTTAGTGGAACGGCACGATTTGCTTGAACGGTTTCTGTCGGTGATCGGGGTGGATGAAGCACATATTTACGAAGATGTGGAAGGTATTGAACACCACTTAAGTTCCGACTCCATCAACCGGATCGCGGACTTGATCGAATACTTTGAAGAAGACCCGGCGCGCATCGAAGCGCTGAAAAAAGTAAATGACCGAAACAAGGAATGAATCCGTCCCTCATTTAGGGCGGATTTTTTTCCAAACAAGGAGGAGGAGTCCAGCATGAAGATTTTAAAAATCGAGCCGACACCGAGCCCGAATACGATGAAAGTGATTTTGGACGAGGAGCTTGCGGCTGGTAAAAGTACGAATTACAAGCCGGAAACGGCAGAAGGGGCGCCTGAAGTCATTCAAGCAATTTTGAAAATTGAAGGCGTCCGCGGTGTTTACCATGTGGCAGACTTTATCGCGCTTGAGCGAAACGGCCGTTACGACTGGCAGGATATTTTGCCGAACGTCCGCGCCGCCTTTGGCGAAAGCAGCACAGAAGAAAGAGAAACAAAACCGCTTGAGCATTTTGGCGAAGTGGAAACCTTTATTCAAGTGTATAAAGGCATTCCCCTGCAGCTAAAGCTTGTATCAGCAGACGAAGAAAAACGGCTGGCGCTCCCGGACTACTGCCAGGATGCGTTCCGGCAGCTGACTGAAAGCGGCGGTGATAATTACATTTTAGAACGTAAGTGGCAGGAGTTCGGTATCCGTTACGGAGAGCTGGATGCGATTGCCCCTGAACTGCTGGAAGAAGTGATGGCCGCTTATCCGAAAGAACGGGTGGAGCGCCTTGTCGAAGCAGCGCAGGCAGGAGGCCCGCTTGTGCAGCATAAAGAGCACGGCGTAAAGCCGGACAAAGAAGCGTGGCTCAAGGAGGCAGACTGGCGCAAACGATACCAGCAGCTGGAGCAAATGCCAGATCCCGATCTTGCGGATATGCCACTGTTAGAAGCCGCGCTTCAGGACGAAAAAGCCGCCATCCGGCGTTTGGCAGTCGTGTATGCGGGAATGATTGAAGACAAGCGTATTTTGCCTGTACTGCGTAAAGCACTCGAAGATCCAGCCGTGACGGTGCGCCGCACAGCGGGTGACTGTATGAGTGATCTTGGTTTTCCGGAAGCAGCAGATGCAATGACTCAGGCGCTGAAGGATAAAAGTAAAATTGTCCGCTGGCGCGCCGCAATGTTTTTATATGAAGCAGGCGATGAATCAGCGCTTCCGGCCCTGCGCGAGGCAGCGGAGGATCCGGAATTTGAAGTGAAAATGCAGGTTTTGATGGCCATTGAACGGATCGAAGGCGGAGAAGAAGCAAAAGGCTCAGTGTGGAAGCAAATGACAGAAGCCCGGAACCAATAAGGAGGAATAAAGATGAATGCTTACGAAGAATACATGAAACAAATGGTGATCCCGATGCGTGCGGAACTGACAAACGCCGGTTTTACAGAACTGACAACAGAAGAAGAAGTAAATAGTTTTATGGAATCCGCGGAAGGCACAACACTTGTCGTGATCAACTCAGTGTGCGGCTGTGCGGCAGGCCTTGCCCGCCCGGCAGCGGTTCAAGCGTCTATGAATGAGCCTGCACCGGACCGCCTCATGACGGTTTTTGCCGGACAGGACCGGGAAGCAACAGCTGCGATGCGCGCCTGGATGCCGGAATTCGAACCATCTTCTCCATCGATGGCGCTTTTAAAAGGAAATAAAGTCGTACATTTTGTGCCGCGTGAGGAAATTGAAGGCCAGGATCTCGGTGCGATTATCTCGAATTTAACAACGGCTTTTGATCAGCATTGCCAGTGATTGTCACTACATCTCAGCGGGCTGATGCCCAGGTAAGAGCGAGGGCAGCGGCGCTTGCTGAGCAGTTTGGAGTGCCCTTTATAGAACGGAAAAAGCAGCCGGTGAATAAGCTGGCTGCTTTTTATGAATGTCCGGTTCTGTTGGTATCAAAGGAGCGGCTTGAACTGCATGATGGCAGCGGGACGCCTTTCTTTTTCCATCCCGGGTCTGCGATGTTTCGCGTCAAGCGGCTGCTCGCGGGCGGAGAAGATGAGCTGGTAAACGTGTGCGGCCTGAAGAGCGGCATGTCGTTTTTAGACTGCACAATGGGACCGGCGGCCGACAGTATTACAGCTTCTGCGGCTGTAGGAGAGGCAGGACGCGTGCAATCGATAGAAGCAAATCCTTTTATTGCCCATATTGTCGGGGAAGGGCTTGGGTCATGGACAGACGGACCGGAGCCGCTGCTTGCGGCCATGAAAAGAATCGAGGTTCGGCCGGCCGATTATCATACGTATTTAAAAGAAGTGCCGGATGAATCATTTGATGTGGTTTATTTTGATCCGATGTTTGAAACCGCGGTTGATTCAAGCGGAATTGCTCCGCTTCGGTCATTTGCCGCTTACCATGATTTGACCATGGAGGCTGTCGGGGAAGCAAAGCGGGTTGCCAGACATCGCGTGGTGCTGAAAGACCATTTCCGTTCTCAGCGGTTTGGAGAATTCGGTTTTACTCAGCACATCCGTAAAACATCGAAGTTTCATTTCGGCACGATTGAAAAGTAAAATTAGTCGTACCCTTTAAAAAATACAATCAAGAAAAGATACTATCAGGCCGATAAATGAACTTTATCGGTCTCATTGTGTAGACAAAGTCTTTTGCTTTAAAACAAGAGCCGATAAGTGAAGCCTGCCGGACTTCGCGTTCCGCGGGCAGTGCGGGAGCCTCCTCGGCTGCGCCTGCGGGGTCTCCCGACTCACTGTACTTCCCGCAGGAGTCTTCGTCCGGCAGGCTTCACTAAGTGGTATTGAAGATCCATCCCATTTATCTGCACGGTCATTCATATCAGTTGTCCACAGTCTGAGTCCGGTAAATGAACTTTATCGGCCTTTTTTTATAAAAATATTGTTTTGAAATGATAAAACCATGCCTGGTATCGAGGCATGGTTTTATTCGTTAATGGAGAAAGAATTGCTGCAGTCCCACCTTCAGAAGCCGCTCGCTGCTTGTCCTAGGCAAGCAGATCACTCCGCCAAGCCAGTCTTCTCTTTGAGAAAAAGGCGTAAAGAACAGGATGGGAATAGGCATACTAAAAAACGGTCTGTAGAAATTCGGGACAGCTTAAAGAGATCTTCCTGGAAATAATGATTTTAAATAAGAACAGGGAGGAACTGTGCAAGATTGTTGACAACCTCACTTTGATTGTGTAATATTTAATTGTGCACAACTTAATTTTAAAAAATATAATTTCGGACAATTTATATAGGCGAAGGAATGGTGGAATTGTGAATGAGAACTTAAAGCTTGAGAATCAGCTTTGTTTTGCGATCTATGCTTGTTCCCGTGAAATCACCCGGTTATACCGTCCAGTCCTTGAGCAATTTAACATCACGTACCCCCAGTATTTAACGTTACTTGTACTTTGGGAGCATAATCGGCTTACAGTAAAGGAAATTGGAGAATTGCTTCATCTTGACAGCGGTACATTAACGCCCATGCTAAAGCGAATGGAAGCGATGGACTTAGTCAAGCGTGTAAGGTCATTGGATGATGAACGGAAGGTATGGATTGAGGTAACAGAGAAAGCAAATGAAATGAGGAAAGAAGCGGTATGTGTATCGCAAATGTGTTCCCCTCATTACGGTATTACACAAGAGCAGTATGTGGATTTGCTAGCGCAAATGAAACAAATTTTAGGAAACCTACAAAAAGAAACAAGGGATATAAAATAAAAACAGGATACACAACAAATGCAGCAGCAGGCCGAAATAAACGAGCAGCTTCTGCTGGCAGCAAATTAGACATGGATTTAAAAACACTCATGTACAACAGGTAATTTTGAAAACATAACGATTTAATAAAAGGAGTTTTACAGCTATGATTACACAAAAAATAAACGACTTTAATGAAATTGTAAAAGGACGCCGGTCCATTAAAAATTACGATCCAGCGGTGAAAATCAGCAAGCAGGAAATGGAAGAGATTCTTACACTCGCGACTACCGCACCTTCTTCCGTTAACATGCAGCCGTGGAGATTTCTTGTGATCGAGAGTCCCGAAGCAAAAGCAAAGCTTGCTCCTCTGGCACGCTTTAATCAAAACCAGGTGGAAACTTCTGCTGCGGTGATTGCAGTGTTCGGCGATATCAACAACTTTGAGAAGTTTGAAGAAATTTATGGAAAAGCAGTAGAAGAGGGGCATATGCCGCTTGAAGTAAAAGAAGGCATTCACAAGTCATTTGCTGGCTACTTTGAAACCATTTCCCGTGCAGAGATGGAAGATGTCGTACTAGTGGACGGCGGCCTTGTATCCATGCAGATCATGCTTGCTGCCCGAGCATATGGGTATGATACAAATCCGATCGGCGGTTATGAAAAAGACAAAATTGCCGAAGCATTTGGTTTAGACAAGGAACGTTATGTGCCGGTTATGCTGATCTCTATCGGCAAAGCTGCAGATACAGGGCACACGTCTGTCCGCCTTCCAATAAACCGAGTGGCACAATGGAAATAACTCGTTCGAAGCACTTAATAAAGAATCACTTCTGATGATGATTCTTCATGGTTCCTTAGAAAAGAGGATTACACAGGTGAAGCCGGAATAATGGTTTTACCTCGTGTTTTCATCTGCTTTAAATGTAATAAAAATCGTTACAGTTTGCCGCGATGAATGTAAAGCAATTATATTCAAGCTGAATGTAAACTCAGGATTGGAGGATCAGGAAAAATGGCAGCTTTAACATATGAAAACTGGGATGGCGTGCAGATCGATTTTCCAATAGACAATTCTTTAAAAGGCAGCCGCAATGTATTAAAGTGGGCTTTTGAAGAATATGGAGAAGAAATTGTATATGCGTGCAGCTTTGGAATAGAAGGCATTGTCTTAATCGACCTTATCTCAAAAGTAAATCCAAACGCAAAGATTGTGTTTCTTGATACAGACTTTCACTTTCAAGAAACGTATGAATTAATTGAAAAAGTAAAGAAAAAGTATCCGACACTTCGTATTGAAATGCAAAAACCAGAATTAACGCCGGAAGAGCAAGCTGCACAGTACGGGGAGGAGCTCTGGAAAAGCCAGCCCGATCTTTGCTGCAGTATTCGCAAAGTAGAGCCTTTAAAGAAAGTATTGACGGGCCCAAAAGCTTGGATATCCGGCTTAAGAAGAGAACAATCCGAAACACGGCGTCATGTTGAATTTATCAACTTTGACAACAAATTTGAATCGATTAAAGTTTGCCCGTTAATTCATTGGACAGAAGAAGATGTCTGGAATTATGTCAAAGCATTTGGACTTCCGTATAATACTCTTCACGACAAAGGCTACCCGAGTATTGGCTGCGAATATTGCACCATTGCGGTTGAGGCAGGGCAAAATTCGCGTGCAGGCCGATGGGCTTCCCTTGAGAAAACAGAATGTGGTCTCCATAAAGTATAGTTCTCAAAGAGTGATTTTGAAAGGTGCTCACAAACTCATTCTTTTTCTGCACACACAGCTGCTCGATATGAATGGACGGTTACGGACATATTTTATATACGTACAGGCAAAAAAAGCGATCTTCCATCACAGGGAAGGTCGCTTTTTGGCTTATTTGATCCCGATCACTAAGCTTGGCTATTTCCATTGTGACAGAGGGAGCTGATCGATTTCTAGAACGCGCTCGATCTGTGCAGGCAATCGGTGAAGAAGGTGGATTACCGTATAAGGACCCAATTGTTTTTGTGTCCCATCAAAAGACCGGGTCAGGGCTTGAATCGAAAAAGTTCTCTTGGTATGATGCGGAGGGTACAGAGAAATGAACGGTCCACACGGATCAGTAGGAGGAAACAGGTGAGTAGCAGTGAACAACAATACCTTGACTTAAGCCGGGAAATTTTAGCGAACGGAAACAGAAAAGAAGACCGGACCGGTACGGGAACCATTTCTGTATTTGGCCGGCAGATGCGGTTTAATTTAGCGGAAGGCTTTCCTCTTTTAACGACGAAGCGGGTGTCTTTTAAACTGGTAGCCTCCGAAATGCTTTGGTTTTTAAAAGGAGACACCAATATCCGTTATTTACTTCAGCACAACAATAATATTTGGAATGAATGGGCATTTAAACGCTGGGTAGAAAGCGAGGAATACGAAGGACCGGATATGACTGACTTCGGCCGGCGTGCTTTGGCTGATGAAGCATTTGCGGCGCAGTATAATGAGCAGATGGCGCTCTTTAAGCAGCGTGTGCTTGAAGACGCGGACTTTGCGGAAAAGTTTGGCGAACTCGGTGACGTATACGGCCGCCAGTGGCGCGCATGGAAAACCTCACAGGGCGAAACCATTGACCAAATCGGCGATGTAATCGAGATGATCAAAAAAACACCGGACTCCAGACGCTTGATTGTATCCGCCTGGAATCCAGAAGATGTGCCGTCGATGGCGCTGCCGCCATGCCATACGATGTTTCAATTTTACGTAGCGGATGGCAAACTTTCCTGCCAGCTTTACCAAAGATCGGGTGATACTTTCCTTGGAATTCCATTTAACATTGCCGGCTATTCGCTGCTGACGCATTTAATTGCGAATGAATGCGGCTTAGAGGTGGGCGAATTCGTCCACACGATTGGCGATGCGCACATTTACACGAATCATATCGAGCAGGTAGAGACGCAGCTTTCACGTGAGCCAAAAGCGCTGCCGACACTCGAAATAACAAAAGGAAAATCATTGTTTGATATTGAGCTTGATGACCTTAAGCTGACGGGCTATGATCCCCATTCAGCCATCAAAGCCCCTGTTGCAGTTTGAAAACCGGCCTCAGGCTGCCCGCAAACGCCCGCTTTCGGCGTCACTTGCCAGCTGTGAATGCTCATGACCCCGAAAAGGTCACTCCGCTTCCCAGCCGGCGGCGTTCCTGGAAAGACAGACGTTTTCAATCAGCCTGCTTTCTTACTTCATCTACACTCTTAAACCAGCCTTTGGCTGGTTTTTTGTTTGTTTAAAGCGAATAGCGTCCGGGTAAGGAAAAGAAATCTGATCAAACTTTAATATAGGGAGGCACTTTTTATGAACCAGAAACTGCAAATTTTAGGAGAAGGGCGCAAAGTCCTTAAAAAAGAGATAGACGAGTTTGGAACAGACCAGACCGTTTCAACGATTGAATATGATGATGGAACCGTGGTGAAAATTACGATTGCAAACGGCGACATAGATATTGAATGCAATAAAGGGCTGAACATGCAGCCGGACGGAAACACCGCAACCATTGTTGGGTAGTATGAGGAAAAAGCATCCGGGCGGATGCTTTTTTCATGTGATGGATGGAAATATGGTACGATGTGAACGAGGAACGAAAGAAAGGAAGAGAGCCATGATTTCATTTATTTGGGCAGAGGCGAAAGGCGGCGTGATTGGCCGTGATAACGACCTGCCGTGGCGCCTGCCGGAGGATTTACGCTTTTTTAAAAGAACAACGCTTGGGTACCCAATTGTTATGGGGAGAAAAACATTTGCGTCCTTTGGAAGCAAGCCGCTGCCAAAGCGGGAGAACATTATTTTAACGACAGACCGTGACTTTCATCAGGACGGTGTGACCGTTGTTCACTCAAAGGAAGAGGTGCTCCAAAGAGCGAAAAACGAGGATATTTTTGTGATTGGCGGTGCGAATGTGTTCAAGCAGTTTTTGCCGGAAGCAGACCGTCTATATGTCACGAAAATCGAGGCGGAATTTGAAGGAGATACGGTTATCGACTTTATTCCATGGGATGATTTTAAAGAAACCTCCTGTACAAAAGGAGAAAAAAACGAAGAAAATCCGTACGACTACTTTTTTTGTGTGTACGATCGAACGACAAGGTAAGAAGCCTTGTCGTTTTTTCTGTTTATAGGTCATTTGTTGTAAGTAAATTAAAAAAATTCTTGCTTTTCTGTTATTATTCGAAGATAATAAACAGTAATTTAATACATAAAAGCGGTTACGCAAAAAAGAGGGGGCAGTTTAGGGATGAGTAAATGGAAATGGATGATGACAACAGGTGCGGCAGCCATGATGCTGGCAGCATGCGGCGGCGAGGAAGAAGCCAAAACCGAATCCGGCGGGTCATCAGAAGGAGATACATATAAGATTGGTGTGACACAAATTGTCGAACACCCATCACTCGATAATGCGTACAAAGGGTTTCAGGAAGGCTTGGAAGAAGAAGGCGTAACGGCTGAATTTGACGAACAAATTGCGCAAGGCGACCAAAACAATAACCAGACGATTGCGCAAAACTTTGTAGCGGATGGAGTCGATTTGATTTTCGCTAACTCAACGCCGAGCGCTACAGCAGCGCTGAATGCCACAAAAGATATTCCGATCGTGTTTACATCTGTGACCGATCCAGTAGCAGCAGGTCTTGTTAAAGATGCGGAAGCACCAGGCGGCAATATCACAGGCACAGTTGACCTTCATCCAGATGCCATTTCTAATACCGTAAAATTTATGACGGAAGCGGTAGAAGGCAAAA from Domibacillus sp. DTU_2020_1001157_1_SI_ALB_TIR_016 encodes:
- a CDS encoding sulfurtransferase — translated: MIVTTEWLREKQNQNEDQVVVIDCRFDLADPAKGAALYEESHIPGAYYAHLDHHLSGEKGQGGGRHPLPDMTVFAAFMESCGVSDDTFVVAYDDGVSMFAGRLWWLLTYAGHKHACILDGGFSAWTSEGLPVTKKQPARKTGELTLQLQPGMIASAEEVAEGGALLIDSRAPERYLGETEPLDRVPGHIPGAINRFFAEAMDNGKWKPAEAQQVRFTGIEPDEPVIVYCGSGVSATPNILALQQAGFTNVKLYPGSYSEWSSDESRPIETERHDR
- a CDS encoding 5'-3' exonuclease — translated: MTTKKLLLVDGMALLFRSFFQTAPSGRFMFNEKGIPTNAVQGLIRHLFAAADRIRPTHITVCWDMGKDTFRTDMFDSYKAHRPAPPAELAPQFDLAQQATAAFSLHNAGVRNYEADDCIGTISKWTKGEETYILTGDRDLLQLLNGHNYVWLLQTGYGNWKSYDAALFREEYGIDPEQFHYVKALMGDAADGYPGVKGIGEKTALKLIREYGTTEGVLAGLNDMTPALQKKLREGEDMLRMSEKLAEIHCDVPLEWTWEQAAFTGTTEEAVRFIEENGMKGLSRLARHTGYTEVDPFGFD
- a CDS encoding ribonuclease HI family protein, with the translated sequence MFEVYTDGASTGDPGRAGAGVVIRWDGKTERFSIPLGEMDTHAAEFTAVIKALELCKERGAQTISLRSDSQTVVAAIEKEYIHKPDYKPLLQTILTMADEFPLFFVKWIPSKQNKADQEAKNAIRANP
- a CDS encoding reverse transcriptase-like protein produces the protein MQMTIRFMYDFKGVKTTFTSQPIDRHLVQKTADDLLKTGRVKEVEIMDELGQEWTLKEFKKLNEKLDEEPENITVLFDGGFDVESASTGVGTAIYYTKGGRRYRLRENARLEGLDSNNEAEYAALYFAMQKLEELGVNSQPVTITGDSLTVLNQLGGDWPCFEESHARFLARIEEKIASMRLKPLYKPVDRRHNKEADQLARQALEGTPISSHAEIGS
- a CDS encoding zinc-finger domain-containing protein, whose translation is MNRTELLLEVEELLNTYCKDCLVKNTLRKERGKTAAHKFCITQCTIGEKLKQYGDKLS
- the mntR gene encoding transcriptional regulator MntR, giving the protein MPTPSMEDYIEQIYLLIDTKGYARVSDIAGALSVHPSSVTKMVQKLDKDEYLVYERYRGLILTAKGQKIGRRLVERHDLLERFLSVIGVDEAHIYEDVEGIEHHLSSDSINRIADLIEYFEEDPARIEALKKVNDRNKE
- a CDS encoding conserved virulence factor C family protein, whose protein sequence is MKILKIEPTPSPNTMKVILDEELAAGKSTNYKPETAEGAPEVIQAILKIEGVRGVYHVADFIALERNGRYDWQDILPNVRAAFGESSTEERETKPLEHFGEVETFIQVYKGIPLQLKLVSADEEKRLALPDYCQDAFRQLTESGGDNYILERKWQEFGIRYGELDAIAPELLEEVMAAYPKERVERLVEAAQAGGPLVQHKEHGVKPDKEAWLKEADWRKRYQQLEQMPDPDLADMPLLEAALQDEKAAIRRLAVVYAGMIEDKRILPVLRKALEDPAVTVRRTAGDCMSDLGFPEAADAMTQALKDKSKIVRWRAAMFLYEAGDESALPALREAAEDPEFEVKMQVLMAIERIEGGEEAKGSVWKQMTEARNQ
- a CDS encoding BrxA/BrxB family bacilliredoxin, translating into MNAYEEYMKQMVIPMRAELTNAGFTELTTEEEVNSFMESAEGTTLVVINSVCGCAAGLARPAAVQASMNEPAPDRLMTVFAGQDREATAAMRAWMPEFEPSSPSMALLKGNKVVHFVPREEIEGQDLGAIISNLTTAFDQHCQ
- a CDS encoding class I SAM-dependent methyltransferase, with the protein product MIVTTSQRADAQVRARAAALAEQFGVPFIERKKQPVNKLAAFYECPVLLVSKERLELHDGSGTPFFFHPGSAMFRVKRLLAGGEDELVNVCGLKSGMSFLDCTMGPAADSITASAAVGEAGRVQSIEANPFIAHIVGEGLGSWTDGPEPLLAAMKRIEVRPADYHTYLKEVPDESFDVVYFDPMFETAVDSSGIAPLRSFAAYHDLTMEAVGEAKRVARHRVVLKDHFRSQRFGEFGFTQHIRKTSKFHFGTIEK
- a CDS encoding nitroreductase family protein, which produces MITQKINDFNEIVKGRRSIKNYDPAVKISKQEMEEILTLATTAPSSVNMQPWRFLVIESPEAKAKLAPLARFNQNQVETSAAVIAVFGDINNFEKFEEIYGKAVEEGHMPLEVKEGIHKSFAGYFETISRAEMEDVVLVDGGLVSMQIMLAARAYGYDTNPIGGYEKDKIAEAFGLDKERYVPVMLISIGKAADTGHTSVRLPINRVAQWK
- a CDS encoding phosphoadenylyl-sulfate reductase, translated to MAALTYENWDGVQIDFPIDNSLKGSRNVLKWAFEEYGEEIVYACSFGIEGIVLIDLISKVNPNAKIVFLDTDFHFQETYELIEKVKKKYPTLRIEMQKPELTPEEQAAQYGEELWKSQPDLCCSIRKVEPLKKVLTGPKAWISGLRREQSETRRHVEFINFDNKFESIKVCPLIHWTEEDVWNYVKAFGLPYNTLHDKGYPSIGCEYCTIAVEAGQNSRAGRWASLEKTECGLHKV
- a CDS encoding thymidylate synthase, with amino-acid sequence MSSSEQQYLDLSREILANGNRKEDRTGTGTISVFGRQMRFNLAEGFPLLTTKRVSFKLVASEMLWFLKGDTNIRYLLQHNNNIWNEWAFKRWVESEEYEGPDMTDFGRRALADEAFAAQYNEQMALFKQRVLEDADFAEKFGELGDVYGRQWRAWKTSQGETIDQIGDVIEMIKKTPDSRRLIVSAWNPEDVPSMALPPCHTMFQFYVADGKLSCQLYQRSGDTFLGIPFNIAGYSLLTHLIANECGLEVGEFVHTIGDAHIYTNHIEQVETQLSREPKALPTLEITKGKSLFDIELDDLKLTGYDPHSAIKAPVAV
- a CDS encoding dihydrofolate reductase, whose protein sequence is MISFIWAEAKGGVIGRDNDLPWRLPEDLRFFKRTTLGYPIVMGRKTFASFGSKPLPKRENIILTTDRDFHQDGVTVVHSKEEVLQRAKNEDIFVIGGANVFKQFLPEADRLYVTKIEAEFEGDTVIDFIPWDDFKETSCTKGEKNEENPYDYFFCVYDRTTR
- a CDS encoding ABC transporter substrate-binding protein, with product MSKWKWMMTTGAAAMMLAACGGEEEAKTESGGSSEGDTYKIGVTQIVEHPSLDNAYKGFQEGLEEEGVTAEFDEQIAQGDQNNNQTIAQNFVADGVDLIFANSTPSATAALNATKDIPIVFTSVTDPVAAGLVKDAEAPGGNITGTVDLHPDAISNTVKFMTEAVEGKNVGVIYNAGEQNSVAQAEQVESILKENGLKMVPVTVSTSSEVKQAAESLVGKVDMFYIFTDNTVVSALESVIQVANDKDIPLFVGEKDSVVRGGFAAYGFDYEEIGKEAGKMAAQILKGEAKAGDLPVLPPQDLKLVINEKAAAEMNIEIKDEWKQDAEIVK